The Ranitomeya variabilis isolate aRanVar5 chromosome 7, aRanVar5.hap1, whole genome shotgun sequence genome includes a window with the following:
- the MSRB1 gene encoding methionine-R-sulfoxide reductase B1 codes for MSFCSFFGGEVYKDHFENGVYVCAKCGYELFNSRTKYEHSSPWPAFSETIHHDSVSKYVERPNALKVSCGKCGNGLGHEFLNDGPKKGQSRFUIFSSSIKFVPKDKVHGGEAN; via the exons ATGTCCTTCTGCTCGTTCTTCGGCGGGGAGGTCTATAAGGATCACTTCGAGAATG GGGTCTACGTATGCGCCAAGTGCGGGTAtgagctgttcaacagccgcaccaAGTATGAACATTCCTCCCCATGGCCGGCCTTCTCCGAAACCATCCACCATGACAGCGTCTCCAAGTACGTGGAACGACCCAATGCTCTGAAG GTTTCATGTGGAAAGTGCGGCAATGGCCTTGGTCATGAGTTCTTAAACGATGGTCCGAAGAAAGGCCAATCTCGCTTCTGAATATTTAGCAGCTCGATTAAGTTCGTCCCCAAAG ACAAAGTCCATGGGGGGGAAGCTAATTGA